In the Leptotrichia sp. oral taxon 223 genome, GTTGACACTCTTGGTGAAGAAGACTTGCAGAAATTAAGAAAATTAATTGACACTCTGGAAAATGACGATGATGTCCAAAAAGTTCATCACAACTACGCTGGAGAACTATAAAAAATATCTATAAATTTATAAATTTTAATTGCGGAATTAATTTCCGCAATTATTTTTATCATAAATTGGAATATTAAAAATGCAACATTTAAAAAAATTTAGTATAAAAAAAGGAGCTACATTTTATGAAAAAAACTGGAGAAGAAACAATCACTCCAATAAAAAATATGAAAATCATTCAGCGAAACGATTTTCAAAATTTCACGCTTGATTCTGTTTTAATTTCTGATTTTGTAAAAATTAACCGAAAAACTAAAAAAATTCTTGATATTGGCACTGGCAGCGGAATTATCGCATTACTTCTGGCACAACGCTCAAAAGCACAAATTACAGGCATTGAATTACAAAAAACAATGGCAGAAATTGCCATAAGAAACATTAAAATTAATGAATTTGAAAATCAGGTTAAAATAATAAATGAAGATATAAAAAATTATAAAAATATTTTTAACCGTAACGAATTTGATACCATCGTTACAAATCCCCCATATTTTGAATTTACTGGCGACATTTCCCAGACAAACGATTTGGAGCAGCTGGCAAATGCAAGGCATAATATCAATTTGACATTTGAAGAAATAATAAAAATTTCTTCTTATTTATTAAAAAATATGGGAAGTTTCTCAATCGTATTCCGAAGTAAACGCCTAGCAGAAGTTCTATCACTTTTACAAAAATACAATTTAGAACCAAAACGAATGAGAAACTGCTATACAAAATGGAATGAAAATTCAAAAATTTGTCTTTTGGAAGCAATAAAGGATGCAAAGAAAGGATTTTCTATTGAAATGCCAATTTTTGTTTATGATGAAAATGGAAGAAAAAGTGAATATGTTGAGAATTTATATGAATAGAAAATTTAATATATGTTTTTATTTTCTTTATATTTTAAAAATTAGGTGTTTTTTAATTGTTCCTTGAATATTTTATTATATGATCTATCTAATAAAAAAGTTGTTGAAGAAAGAGTGTTTATTATCAATTTCCGAGATTTTAATTTTTCAGTAAAAGACAACTTGTCTGAGCTTTTCTATTTTATTTAAATTGGTAATAACTTTACGAAACGATAATAACTTTTGTTAAAAGCGAGTTTTGTCTTTTGCTGTAAAATTGAAATTCGAGAAGCGGGAGTGCAGAGGTATGGCGTCTGATACCTCTGCGTAAAAAAACTAAAAATAAGAATTAGTAAAATCACTTGATAAAATATTTAAAACTAAATCATTAAAGACATTTACATAATTTCAAAAAT is a window encoding:
- a CDS encoding tRNA1(Val) (adenine(37)-N6)-methyltransferase, with amino-acid sequence MKKTGEETITPIKNMKIIQRNDFQNFTLDSVLISDFVKINRKTKKILDIGTGSGIIALLLAQRSKAQITGIELQKTMAEIAIRNIKINEFENQVKIINEDIKNYKNIFNRNEFDTIVTNPPYFEFTGDISQTNDLEQLANARHNINLTFEEIIKISSYLLKNMGSFSIVFRSKRLAEVLSLLQKYNLEPKRMRNCYTKWNENSKICLLEAIKDAKKGFSIEMPIFVYDENGRKSEYVENLYE